From Deltaproteobacteria bacterium, a single genomic window includes:
- a CDS encoding sigma-54-dependent Fis family transcriptional regulator produces the protein MIKVLVIDDDLSICETLEMYLTEEGYTVYTANTGTDGLNKFIETNPDVVILDIRLPDITGFTVLEDLREENENVKVIMITAHHDMESTINAMKGGAFDYIHKPIHIDELDMAIKKALKTQEMEKKIDGLLMEPSRSFKVGDIIGTGREMREIFKTIGVVSQSRTTVLIQGESGTGKELIAKVIHHNTSPDEPYIAINCSAIVETLLESELFGHEKGSFTGAISRKLGKFELARYGTVFLDEISEMSLNLQAKLLRVLQEMEFERVGGKDRVKVNARIIAATNKDFKIMVKEGRFRDDLFYRLNIVAITIPPLRERREDIPPLVDYLIVKINRDLHKKVMGVSPEMMDLFMQYSWPGNIRELENLLVRAVVVAKGQILVKADFPDLIEHASGEVPSQPPIVEDFPKTEKPMTLDQVEEVYIRKVLAENTHKNKGEICEILGISRPTLERKLEKYEISFERD, from the coding sequence ATGATAAAAGTTCTGGTGATAGACGACGACCTGTCCATCTGCGAGACCCTCGAGATGTATTTAACCGAGGAGGGTTATACGGTTTATACGGCCAACACGGGGACGGACGGATTAAACAAGTTTATCGAAACGAACCCGGATGTCGTCATTCTGGACATCCGTCTCCCCGATATAACAGGCTTCACGGTTCTCGAAGACCTGCGGGAGGAAAATGAAAATGTCAAAGTCATCATGATTACGGCGCACCATGACATGGAATCGACGATCAATGCCATGAAGGGAGGGGCCTTCGATTACATTCACAAACCGATTCATATCGACGAACTGGATATGGCGATAAAGAAGGCTCTCAAAACCCAGGAAATGGAGAAGAAGATCGATGGCTTGCTCATGGAACCGTCACGCAGCTTCAAAGTCGGGGACATCATCGGTACAGGCCGAGAGATGCGGGAGATATTCAAAACAATCGGGGTGGTTTCCCAGAGCCGGACGACGGTTCTGATTCAGGGAGAGAGCGGAACGGGAAAGGAACTGATCGCCAAGGTCATTCACCACAATACCTCGCCTGACGAACCCTACATTGCGATCAACTGTTCGGCAATTGTGGAAACGCTTCTGGAGTCCGAGCTGTTCGGGCATGAAAAGGGATCCTTTACGGGAGCGATAAGCCGGAAATTGGGCAAATTTGAATTGGCCCGTTATGGAACGGTTTTTCTCGATGAAATCAGTGAAATGTCCCTGAATCTCCAGGCCAAGCTGCTTCGGGTCCTGCAGGAAATGGAATTTGAGCGGGTTGGAGGGAAGGATCGGGTCAAGGTGAATGCGCGAATCATTGCCGCGACGAACAAGGATTTCAAAATAATGGTCAAGGAGGGAAGATTCAGGGACGATCTCTTCTATAGGCTGAACATCGTGGCAATTACCATTCCACCGCTCAGGGAAAGAAGGGAGGACATTCCACCGCTTGTTGATTACCTGATAGTAAAGATCAACCGTGACCTTCATAAAAAGGTCATGGGAGTCTCCCCGGAAATGATGGATTTGTTCATGCAGTATTCCTGGCCCGGCAATATCCGGGAACTGGAAAACCTGCTGGTTCGCGCGGTGGTGGTGGCCAAGGGCCAGATCCTCGTCAAAGCCGATTTTCCCGATCTTATTGAACATGCTTCCGGTGAAGTTCCGTCTCAACCCCCGATCGTTGAAGATTTTCCCAAAACGGAAAAACCGATGACCCTGGATCAGGTGGAAGAGGTTTACATCAGGAAGGTTTTGGCAGAAAACACCCATAAGAATAAGGGGGAGATCTGTGAGATTCTCGGAATTTCAAGACCGACACTGGAACGAAAGCTCGAAAAGTACGAAATTTCCTTCGAAAGAGATTAG
- a CDS encoding FprA family A-type flavoprotein has translation MYSAVKISNNVYWVGAVDWNIRDFHGYQTKRGTTYNAYLIVSEKAALIDTVRAPFKDEMMSRIRSVIDPKEIEIIVSNHAEMDHTGCLPDLIRELKPEAVYASPMGAKVLQELFTLPQEVIPVKDEDSISLGNMNLTCMETRMVHWPDSMFSYLEDDKLLFSQDGFGMHYASSERFDGDIPESILEYEASTYFANILLPFAPMVAKLIKRITSSGLEIRIVAPDHGPVWKRNPQGIIQKYIDWSEQKPSDKAVIVYGSMWQNTEKMARSIAEGLAFRGIHVKTMCMDVHHRSEVMYELLDSAAVVIGSSTLNNNMLPQMADILTYMKGLKPKNLMGFAFGSYGWSGEGAVHVDAQMKEMGIELTGEPLRAKNAPTEAIFRECYERGDALGEKIQNLLDR, from the coding sequence ATGTATAGCGCTGTCAAAATCAGTAATAATGTTTACTGGGTAGGGGCTGTTGACTGGAATATCCGTGATTTCCACGGTTATCAAACCAAAAGGGGAACCACCTATAACGCCTATTTGATCGTGTCCGAAAAAGCGGCCCTGATCGATACGGTGAGGGCGCCCTTCAAAGATGAAATGATGTCCCGCATCAGATCCGTCATCGATCCGAAGGAAATTGAAATTATCGTCTCCAACCATGCGGAGATGGATCACACGGGTTGTCTGCCTGATCTGATCAGAGAACTCAAGCCGGAAGCCGTCTACGCTTCACCCATGGGCGCAAAGGTCTTGCAGGAACTCTTTACGCTTCCCCAGGAGGTCATTCCCGTTAAGGACGAGGATTCCATTTCACTTGGAAACATGAATCTTACCTGCATGGAAACGCGGATGGTACACTGGCCGGACAGCATGTTTTCCTACCTTGAGGATGACAAGCTTTTGTTTTCCCAGGACGGATTCGGAATGCATTATGCGTCCTCCGAGAGGTTCGATGGGGATATTCCCGAATCAATTCTCGAATACGAAGCCTCGACATATTTCGCGAATATTTTGCTCCCTTTCGCTCCCATGGTGGCTAAACTCATTAAGCGCATCACGAGTTCCGGTCTCGAAATCAGGATCGTTGCTCCCGACCACGGACCGGTCTGGAAACGGAATCCCCAGGGAATTATCCAGAAGTACATTGACTGGTCCGAACAGAAGCCCTCGGACAAGGCCGTGATCGTCTATGGTTCCATGTGGCAGAATACGGAGAAAATGGCCCGGAGCATCGCGGAGGGACTTGCCTTTCGGGGTATTCACGTGAAAACCATGTGCATGGATGTCCATCACCGGAGCGAGGTGATGTACGAACTGCTCGATTCGGCGGCAGTCGTCATCGGTTCCTCGACGCTGAATAATAATATGTTGCCTCAGATGGCGGATATTCTGACCTACATGAAGGGTTTGAAACCAAAGAATCTGATGGGATTCGCTTTCGGTTCCTACGGATGGAGCGGCGAAGGCGCCGTACATGTCGATGCCCAGATGAAAGAGATGGGAATTGAGTTGACGGGTGAACCCCTGCGGGCAAAGAATGCTCCGACCGAAGCGATCTTCAGGGAGTGCTACGAACGCGGCGATGCGTTGGGAGAAAAGATACAGAATTTGCTGGACCGATAA
- a CDS encoding rubredoxin, whose amino-acid sequence MQKYVCTVCGYIYDPAKGDPDKGVAPGVEFEDLPASWICPLCGAGKEYFKAE is encoded by the coding sequence ATGCAAAAATATGTCTGTACGGTGTGCGGTTATATTTATGATCCTGCAAAGGGTGACCCCGACAAGGGAGTCGCCCCGGGAGTAGAATTTGAAGACCTTCCCGCAAGCTGGATATGCCCCCTCTGCGGCGCGGGAAAAGAATATTTCAAAGCGGAATAA
- a CDS encoding YihA family ribosome biogenesis GTP-binding protein — protein sequence MRITSAEFIKSAETTDHYTPETLPEVAFAGRSNSGKSTLINTLAGYRRLAKASTSPGRTRLIQFFVINGTISFADLPGYGYAKVPQSLRVSWRSMVETYFRERGNLRLVILVADIRRDISDDERMLIDWLGLYGRPVILVLSKIDKLSRNQRNVRLKHIRQSLDALPAENLFLCSARTGEGKEKIWLRIEDALKSQTGISQGPLTMSGLPE from the coding sequence ATGAGGATAACGTCCGCTGAATTTATTAAAAGTGCTGAAACAACAGACCATTACACGCCGGAAACCTTGCCTGAAGTGGCTTTTGCGGGACGGTCAAACTCCGGTAAATCCACCCTCATCAATACGCTCGCTGGTTATCGTCGACTGGCCAAGGCCAGTACAAGTCCGGGACGGACCCGATTGATCCAGTTTTTTGTGATCAACGGAACAATTTCTTTTGCCGATCTGCCGGGTTACGGATACGCAAAGGTGCCCCAGTCTCTCCGGGTTTCCTGGCGTTCCATGGTCGAGACCTATTTCCGGGAGCGGGGGAATCTGCGGCTGGTGATTCTGGTGGCCGATATCCGGCGGGATATAAGTGATGACGAGCGCATGCTCATTGACTGGTTGGGTTTGTATGGGCGTCCGGTAATCCTCGTGTTATCGAAGATTGATAAATTGTCGCGGAATCAACGGAATGTAAGACTGAAACACATCCGTCAGTCTCTGGATGCCTTGCCCGCTGAGAATCTTTTCCTCTGTTCGGCACGGACAGGGGAGGGAAAGGAAAAAATCTGGCTTCGCATTGAGGATGCGCTGAAATCTCAAACGGGTATTTCGCAAGGTCCCCTCACCATGTCCGGTCTTCCGGAGTGA
- a CDS encoding bacterioferritin, producing MGQPEREKRREKVIETLNKARSMELHAIHQYMNQHYNLDNADYGELALKVKLIAIDEMRHAEMFAERIKELGGEPTTDSAAETVKAQEVDVVFSFDAKLEDDTVDEYNQFLKVCRDNGDSVSAKLFETIIDEEQTHFNYFDNVSGHIKTLGAVYLAQMAGTPGDTGTPARGFVSAEG from the coding sequence ATGGGACAACCGGAAAGAGAGAAAAGAAGAGAAAAGGTCATCGAGACATTGAATAAGGCCCGTTCGATGGAGTTACATGCGATCCATCAGTACATGAATCAGCATTACAACCTGGACAATGCCGATTACGGCGAATTGGCCCTGAAAGTCAAGCTGATCGCCATCGATGAAATGCGTCACGCCGAAATGTTTGCCGAACGGATCAAAGAATTGGGTGGCGAACCCACAACGGACAGTGCCGCAGAAACAGTGAAAGCCCAGGAAGTGGATGTCGTGTTCTCTTTCGACGCCAAGTTGGAAGACGATACGGTCGATGAATACAACCAGTTCCTGAAGGTCTGTCGTGATAACGGGGACAGCGTCAGCGCAAAGCTTTTCGAAACCATAATTGACGAAGAACAGACGCACTTCAATTACTTCGACAATGTCTCCGGCCACATCAAAACCCTCGGTGCCGTCTATCTGGCCCAGATGGCCGGCACGCCGGGAGACACAGGCACACCGGCCCGCGGCTTCGTTTCTGCGGAGGGCTGA